GTACGAGCACGCGCGGGCGCGCGGCGCCGAGATCCTCGCCGAGGTGGTGGGCTTTGCCATGACCTCGGACGCGGCCGACATCGTCATGCCCTCCAAGCAGGGCGCGGCACGGGCGATCTCGGGCGCGCTGCGCGACGGGCGCATCGACCGCGACGAGGTGGGCTACATCAATGCGCACGGCACCGGCACCGCCGCCAATGACAAGACCGAATGCGCCGCCGTGGCCGACGCCATGGGGCCGCAGGCGGACCGGCTGATGATCTCCTCGACCAAGTCCATGCACGGGCACTGCATCGGCGGCACCGGCGCGGTCGAGCTGCTGGCCTGCCTCATGGCGCTGCGCGACGGGGTGATCGCGCCCACGATCAACCACGAAGAGTTCGACCCGGAATGCGCGCTCGACGTGGTGCCGAACGAGGCGCGCGAGGCCAAGGTCTCGGTGGTGCTGTCGAACGCCTTCGCCTTCGGCGGACTCAACGCCGTGCTGGCGCTGCGCAAGGTCTGAGCGCGCAAGCAACGGGCAGGGCGCCCGCGCCCTGCCGCCGCGCCCCGCGGTTCCGCGCATCCCCGCGCAGATCCGGTGCGCAAATCGGCCTCCTGCTTCCCTCCCGCCGCCCCATATCCCGGGGCGAAGGCAAGGAAAGGAGACTGTCATGTCCAGGAAAGTTGCCGTGCTCGTGGGCTCTCTGCGCGAGGGCTCGTACAACCGCAAGCTCGCCCATGTGCTGGCCGATCTCGCCCCCGAGGGGCTGGAGTTCGACTTCGTCGAGATCGGCGACCTGCCGCTCTACAACCCCGACCGCGACGAGGGCACGCCGCCCGCCGCATGGACCCGCTTCCGCGCCGAAGTGAAATCCGCCGATGCCGTGCTCTTCGTGACGCCCGAGTACAACCGCGGCCTGCCCGCGGCAATGAAGAACGCGCTCGACGTCGGCTCGCGCCCCTATGGGTCCAGCGTCTGGGACGGCAAGCCCGCCGCCGTGGTCACCGGCTCGCCGGGCGGCATCGCGGGCTTCGGCGCCAACCACCAGCTGCGCCAGTCGCTGGTCTTCCTCAACGTCCACCCGATGCAGCAGCCCGAGGCCTACGTCGGCAACATCATGCAGCTGATCGGCGAGGACGGGCAGGTCACCAGCGAGGACACGAGGAAATTCCTCGGCTCGGTGATGACCGCCTTTGCCGCCTGGATCGAGAAGATCGCCTGACATTGGCGGACGGCACAATGGAAAAGGGCGGCCCCAGGGGCCGCCCTTCGCCATTTCGGGAAATCCCGAAAGATCAGTTGAGCGTGCGGCCCAGCTCGGCGGCAACGTCCGCCATGCGCGCCGAAAAGCCCCACTCGTTGTCGTACCAGGCCAGCACGCGCACGGTGCGGCCGATGACCTTGGTCTGGTCCGGCGCGAAGATCGAGCTGTGCGTCGTGTGGTTGAAGTCGATCGAGACCTTGGGTTCGGGATCGTAGGCCAGCACCGAGCCCATGCGGCCGGCGGCGGCCTCGCGGATGATCTCGTTGATGTCGGCGACGGTCACGTCCTTGCCCGCCTGGAAGGTCAGGTCCACGGCCGAGACGTTCGGCGTCGGCACGCGGATCGACGAGCCGTCGAGCTTGCCCTTGAGGTTCGGCAGCACCTCGCCGAGCGCCTTGGCGGCACCGGTCGAGGTCGGGATCATCGCCATGGCCGCGGCGCGGGCGCGGTAGAGGTCCTTGTGGCGGCGGTCGAGCGTCGGCTGGTCGCCGGTATAGCTGTGGATCGTGGTCATGATCCCGCTCTCGATGCCCACCGCCTCGTCGAGCACCTTGGCCAGCGGCGCCAGCGCGTTGGTGGTGCACGACCCGTTCGAGACCATGATGTGGCCCTTCTGCAGCTCGCGGTGGTTCACGCCGTAGACGATGGTCTTCTGCACGTTCTTCGCCGGGGCCGAGATCAGCACCGATTTCGCGCCCTGGTGGATGTGCTGGACGGCCTTCTCGCCGTCGTTGAAGTTGCCGGTGCATTCCAGCACGACGTCGCAGCCGGTCCAGTCGAGCTCGGCCATGTTGTAGGTCGACATGACCTCCATCGGGCCGCGGCCGATGTCCATGCTGGTGCCGTTCACCCGCACCTCGCCGCCGAAGCGGCCATGCACGCTGTCGTAGCGCAGCAGGTGGGCTGCGGTCTCGATCGGCCCGGTGGCGTTGATCTTCACCACCTGCACGTCGTTGCGCGCGCTCTCTGCAATATGGGCGAGGGTGCAGCGGCCAATGCGGCCGAATCCATTGATGCCGACGGTCACGGTCATGGAGCGGTCTCCTGGTCAGGATGGGGTCGTTGGGAGGGAACTTTCCTATCCGTATACATAGGTGTGCCGGGGCAGCAACGCGAAAAGGACAGGAATTGCAGTATGTTAGCGATAAACCATGCTGCGGGCGCTAACATGGGAAGCTGATAGCGTATAAGCTTGGGCAGTGCCGCGACGGCAGGCCCAAGCCTTGCGCAATGCGCGCACCGGATTACCTTGGGGCCAGAACAGGACGGAGCAGGACATGAGCGGACTTCTCGCGCTTCTCGACGACGTGGCGGGAATCGCCAAGCTGGCGGCGGCCTCGGTCGACGACATCTCGGCCAGCGCCGCCAAGGCCGGTTCCAAGGCCGCGGGCGTGGTGATCGACGACGCGGCGGTGACGCCGAAATACGTGGACGGGTTCGAGGCCAAGCGCGAGCTGCCGATCATCTGGCGCATCGCCCGCGGCTCGGTGTTCAACAAGATCGTCATCCTGCTGCCGCTGGCGCTGCTGCTCTCGAGCTTCGCGCCCTGGATGATCCCGCCGCTGCTGATCGCCGGCGGCTCCTACCTCTGCTTCGAGGGTGCCGAGAAGGTGCTGCACGTGCTGCGCCCGGGCGCCCACAAGACGGCGGCCAAGGGCACCGAGACCGGCAATGCCGCGCATATCGAGGAGCAGAAGGTCAAGGGCGCGATCAAGACCGACTTCATCCTCTCGGCCGAGATCATGACCATCGCGCTCTCGGCGATCGAGGCGCCCGAGCTCTGGGTGCGCGCCGCCGCGCTCGGCATCGTCGCCGTCGCCATCACCGCGGGGATCTACGGCACCGTCGCGGTGATCGTGAAGATGGACGACATCGGCCTCTGGATGGCGCGCGTCGGCCGCTTCGGGGTGACCCGCTCGATCGGCCGCGGCATCGTCAAGGGCATGCCCTGGGTGATGAAGATCCTCGGCACGGTGGGCACCGTCGCGATGCTCTGGGTGGGCGGCTCGATCCTCGTGCATTCGCTGGCGCAGATGGGCTGGCACCTGCCCGAGGAAACGATCCACCACTGGGCCGAGGCCGCGACGCAGGGGCTCTCCGAGGAGCTGCGCCCCGCCGGGCTTTGGACGGTCACCGCGGTGATCGACGGCGTGCTCGGCGTGCTCTGGGGGATGATCCTCGTGCCCATCGTCACGAAGCTGATCCTGCCGCTCTTCGGGGTCAGGAAGCAGGCCGCGCACTGAGCCCCGCCACCCCGCCCATCCCCCGAAAGCAGGAAGGGCGCCCCGCGAGAGGCGCCCTTCGTCATTCTTCTCTTTCCAAATACGCCGGGGGTGAGCCCGAAGGGCGAGGGGGCGGAGCCCCCTCCCGGCGCCCGGATCAGAGCAGGCCCTTGACCTTGGTGACCACGTTCTCCGCGGTGATGCCGAACTTCTCGTAGAGCACTTCCGCCGGGGCCGAGGCGCCGAAGCTGTCCATGCCGACGAAGGCCTGCTTGGCCTCGCGGCCGCGCTCGCCGAGCAGCCAGCGGTCCCAGCCGCCGAGGCGGGTGGCCGCCTCGACGCCGACGCGCACCGGACCTGCCGGCAGCACGCGCTTGCGATAGGCCTCGTCCTGCTGGGCGAAGAGCTCCATGCAGGGCATGGAGACGACGCGGGTGCCGATGCCCTCGGCCTGCAGCGCGTCGCGCGCGGCGAGGGCGATCTCGACCTCGGAGCCGGTGGCGATGAGGATCGCCTGGCGCTTGCCCTCGGCCTCGGCGAGCACGTAGGCGCCCTTCGAGGTGAGGTTGTTGGTCTTGTGCTCGCGGCGCACGGTCGGCAGGTTCTGGCGGGTCAGCGACAGGACCGACGGCGTGGTCTTCTGCGTCAGCGCGATTTCCCAGGCTTCGGCGGTCTCGACGGTGTCGGCCGGACGGAACACCAGCGTGTTCGGCGTCGCGCGGCTGATCGCCAGGTGCTCGACCGGCTGGTGGGTCGGGCCGTCCTCGCCGAGGCCGATGGAATCGTGGGTCATCACGAAGACCGTCGGGATCTGCATCAGCGCGGCGAGGCGCATCGCGGGACGCGCGTAGTCGGTGAAGGCCATGAAGGTGCCGCCGTAGGGGCGCAGCCCGCCGTGCAGCGCCATGCCGTTCATTGCCGCCGCCATGCCGTGCTCGCGGATGCCCCAGTAGACGTAGCGGCCCTTGCGCTCGGAGACGTCGAAGACGCCGAGGTCACCGGTCTTGGTGTTGTTCGAGCCGGTGAGGTCGGCCGAGCCGCCCACGGTCTCGGGCATGATCGGGTTGACCACCTCGAGCACCATTTCCGAGCTCTTGCGGGTGGCGACCTTCGGGCCCTCGTCCGAGACCTGCTTCTTCAGCGCGCGGATCACCGCCGACAGCTTCTTCGGCGCGTCGCCGTCCTGCTGGCGGGTGAAGTCCTTCTGGCGGCTTTCCGACAGGGCGGCGAAGCGCTCTTCCCACTCGGCGCGATCGGCGGCGCCGCGGCTGCCGACCTCTTCCCACCAGGACTTGACGTCCGCGGGCACTTCGAACGGGCCGGTGGTCCAGCCCCAGACCTTCTTGGCCTCGGCGTTCTGCTCGGCGTTGGTCAGCGCGCCGTGACCCTTCGAGGTGTCCTGCGCGGCGTGGCCGAGGGCGATGTGCGTCTGGCAGGCGATCATCGTCGGCTGCGCGCTCTTCTTCGCCGCCACGATGGCCGCGTCGATCGCCTCGGGGTCATGGCCGTCGATCTCGATGACTTCCCAGCCCGCCGAGCGGAAGCGCGTCACCTGGTCGGTGGCGTCCGAGAGCGAGACCTTGCCGTCGATGGTGATGCCGTTGTTGTCCCAGAAGACGATGAGCTTGCCCAAGCCGTAGCGGCCGGCGAGGGTGATCGCCTCCTGGCTCACGCCCTCCATCAGGCAGCCGTCGCCGGCGATGACATAGGTGTGGTGATCCACGACCTTCTTGCCGAAGCGCGCGCGCAGGATCTCTTCACCCATGGCGAAGCCCACGGCGGTGGCGATGCCCTGGCCGAGCGGGCCGGTGGTGGTCTCGATGGCATCGGCGTGGAAGTTCTCGGGGTGGCCCGCGGTGCGCGCGCCCCACTGGCGGAAGTTCTTCACTTCCTCAAGGGTGATCTGTTCGTCGCCGGCAAGGTAGAGCAGCGAGTAGAGCAGCATCGAGCCGTGGCCTGCCGAGAGGATGAACCGGTCGCGGTCCGCCCATTTCGGGTTCTTGGCGTCGAACTTGAGGTGCTTGGAATAGAGCACGGTCGCCACGTCGGCCATGCCGATGGGCATGCCGGAGTGGCCGGAATTCGCAGCCGCCACCGCGTCCAGCGTCAGCGCGCGGATGGCGCAGGCGCGGGTCCAGTGGTCGGGGTTCTTGGCTTTGAGTGCAGAAATGTCCACGGGGCTTTGTCCTCTTGCCGGAAGCCTGTTGACCGGCTCAATAGCAGCGCTGCCGATAAGTTCAAGCTTCGCGGCCGGATCCCCGCGTAAACTGGATGAAGCAAGGGCCGTAAGGCCTTGGAACTTCTGGCGAGCATTTTCCCGGCCCGCTTGTTATCCTTGACCGGACCGGAAGGGTGTTGATTCGCCTTTCCGATCTCTTTGGTATAGGTCGGCGGGAACGGTCCGCAGACCGGCCCGCGGGGCCGGGTGCGGAGGCGGGACAGGCTGGCCGGTGCGCGGGGGATGCCCCCGGACGGACGGCCCGGACCGGTACCCGGGAAGAAGACAGGGAACAAGGGACGCAGGATGAGCCAGATCGACGAGTTGCACTCCAGGATCACGCGCGCGCTCGACCGCATCTCGACCGGGGTCGAGATGCTGGGCTCGGTGCCGCAGGGCGAGGGCACGGGAGATGGCGAAGCGTCGGCGCTGCGCACGGCGCTGGACGAGGAGCGCATGGCCAATGCCCAGCTCGAGGAGCGGGTCCGGCAACTGCACGCGCAGCTCGAGGGCGGCGACGACGCCTCCGGCGAGGCCGAGGCGCTGGCCGCCCGGCTCGAGGCGCAGCGCGGCGCCATGGCGGCGCTCGACGGCGAGCTGCAGCGGCTGCGCCAGGCCAATGACATGCTGATGCGCTCGCAGGCCGAGATGCGCGCGGCGCTCGAGCAGGGGCTCGGCGAGCCGCATCTCGTCAACCAGGCCATGCTGGCCGAGCTCGAGTCGCTGCGCGCCGCGCGCGGCGCCGAGGAGGCCGAGGCACGGGCGCTGATCGCCGGGCTCGAACCGGTGCTGGCCGCCGCCACCAAGACGGAGGACATGTGATGTCGCAGATCGAGGTCGAGATCCTGATCGGGGGCCGCAGCTTCGAGGTGGCCTGCCAGCAGGGCGAGGAACAGTACCTGCAGGCCGCCGCCCGGATGCTGGACACCGAGGCACAGGTGCTTGTCGGCCAGATCGGCCGCATGCCCGAGGCGCGGATGCTGCTGATGTCGGGGCTCATGCTGGCGGACAAGACCGCCGGGCTCGAGGACCGGCTGCGCGAGACCGAGGACCGGCTGCGCGAGGCCGAGGAACGCATCGCCGCGATGGGATCCGAGCTGCGGGTGCTGCGTGACGCGCCGCCGCCCGAGCCCGAGCGGGTCGAGGTGCCGGTGATCCCGCGCAGCCTGACCGAGGCCATGGCCGAGCTCGCCGCCCGCGCCGAGGCGCTGGCCGAGGCCGTGGAAGAGAAGGCCACTGGCTGACGCAACGCGCGTTCTACCAGGTCCGAATATCCCGGGGGAATCCGCGAAGCGGACGGGGGCAGAGCCCCCTCCGGGCGTTCCGCCTGCGGCGCGGCCGGAACAGGGCGTATTTGGAAAGAGAAGAAGGGGCGGGCGCGCCCATGAAAAAGGGC
The Salipiger sp. H15 DNA segment above includes these coding regions:
- a CDS encoding NAD(P)H-dependent oxidoreductase translates to MSRKVAVLVGSLREGSYNRKLAHVLADLAPEGLEFDFVEIGDLPLYNPDRDEGTPPAAWTRFRAEVKSADAVLFVTPEYNRGLPAAMKNALDVGSRPYGSSVWDGKPAAVVTGSPGGIAGFGANHQLRQSLVFLNVHPMQQPEAYVGNIMQLIGEDGQVTSEDTRKFLGSVMTAFAAWIEKIA
- the gap gene encoding type I glyceraldehyde-3-phosphate dehydrogenase: MTVTVGINGFGRIGRCTLAHIAESARNDVQVVKINATGPIETAAHLLRYDSVHGRFGGEVRVNGTSMDIGRGPMEVMSTYNMAELDWTGCDVVLECTGNFNDGEKAVQHIHQGAKSVLISAPAKNVQKTIVYGVNHRELQKGHIMVSNGSCTTNALAPLAKVLDEAVGIESGIMTTIHSYTGDQPTLDRRHKDLYRARAAAMAMIPTSTGAAKALGEVLPNLKGKLDGSSIRVPTPNVSAVDLTFQAGKDVTVADINEIIREAAAGRMGSVLAYDPEPKVSIDFNHTTHSSIFAPDQTKVIGRTVRVLAWYDNEWGFSARMADVAAELGRTLN
- a CDS encoding DUF808 domain-containing protein, coding for MSGLLALLDDVAGIAKLAAASVDDISASAAKAGSKAAGVVIDDAAVTPKYVDGFEAKRELPIIWRIARGSVFNKIVILLPLALLLSSFAPWMIPPLLIAGGSYLCFEGAEKVLHVLRPGAHKTAAKGTETGNAAHIEEQKVKGAIKTDFILSAEIMTIALSAIEAPELWVRAAALGIVAVAITAGIYGTVAVIVKMDDIGLWMARVGRFGVTRSIGRGIVKGMPWVMKILGTVGTVAMLWVGGSILVHSLAQMGWHLPEETIHHWAEAATQGLSEELRPAGLWTVTAVIDGVLGVLWGMILVPIVTKLILPLFGVRKQAAH
- the tkt gene encoding transketolase, with product MDISALKAKNPDHWTRACAIRALTLDAVAAANSGHSGMPIGMADVATVLYSKHLKFDAKNPKWADRDRFILSAGHGSMLLYSLLYLAGDEQITLEEVKNFRQWGARTAGHPENFHADAIETTTGPLGQGIATAVGFAMGEEILRARFGKKVVDHHTYVIAGDGCLMEGVSQEAITLAGRYGLGKLIVFWDNNGITIDGKVSLSDATDQVTRFRSAGWEVIEIDGHDPEAIDAAIVAAKKSAQPTMIACQTHIALGHAAQDTSKGHGALTNAEQNAEAKKVWGWTTGPFEVPADVKSWWEEVGSRGAADRAEWEERFAALSESRQKDFTRQQDGDAPKKLSAVIRALKKQVSDEGPKVATRKSSEMVLEVVNPIMPETVGGSADLTGSNNTKTGDLGVFDVSERKGRYVYWGIREHGMAAAMNGMALHGGLRPYGGTFMAFTDYARPAMRLAALMQIPTVFVMTHDSIGLGEDGPTHQPVEHLAISRATPNTLVFRPADTVETAEAWEIALTQKTTPSVLSLTRQNLPTVRREHKTNNLTSKGAYVLAEAEGKRQAILIATGSEVEIALAARDALQAEGIGTRVVSMPCMELFAQQDEAYRKRVLPAGPVRVGVEAATRLGGWDRWLLGERGREAKQAFVGMDSFGASAPAEVLYEKFGITAENVVTKVKGLL
- a CDS encoding cell division protein ZapA; amino-acid sequence: MSQIEVEILIGGRSFEVACQQGEEQYLQAAARMLDTEAQVLVGQIGRMPEARMLLMSGLMLADKTAGLEDRLRETEDRLREAEERIAAMGSELRVLRDAPPPEPERVEVPVIPRSLTEAMAELAARAEALAEAVEEKATG